The genomic stretch TACGACCAGTCGCATATGCCGCTGCGGGTTGCCTGTCGTCACGGGCAGATTCAAATAGCGGGCTGTGACCGTGATCTCGCGCTGAGCCGATTCGGCGGCGAGGCGCCGATCGCTTTGCACAATCTGATCGACGTTGACATGCCCCCAGCCGCCGGAACTGCGATCGACGATTTGTAACACGGCCTCGCGACCGGCCAGATCTTGCACATCCCAGGTTTGCCAATCGAGTCGCTCGTTTCCACCGCCGGCTGCCGGACCGGTTGCGGTGCGTACGACCTTGCCGCCGACGAGCAGGTTGACGCACGTTTCGAGCGGATGATGGCCGCCGCCGATCAAGAAGTTGATATAGCGGCGATCGATCTTGATTGGCGGGGATGCGAGTGTGCCGGTGGTCCTATCTCCGCCGACATAGGAGTTGACCAGGCCATGTCCCTCGAACCCGCTGACGGCCATCTGATTGGCAAGCGTGCCGCGCGCCGGCCTTTGGCCGAACGCTTCACCTGCGACCTGCCAATTGCCGTAATCGCTCCCCTCGAAATCCGCGATGACGAGATCCGGTCGGTCGGCGGCCGTCATTACCGTTGCTCGGAATGTCAGTGCCGCTGCGCACAACATCGCGCAACGGACAAATGTCGCCAGGTTATTTCTGCGCACGTCTTCCCCGAAGAAACCGGGCCCTTGCAAATCGCCACTGGTAGCCAGTTTCCTCAGATATTGGTCCGCCCGCAAGCGGGGCGTGGCATGACTTCGCGAGCGCCTGACCCACGGGGCCGGGTCGAGAATGCCGACCGCTGGGGGGCGGTCGGTGAGAGACGGGGTTACGCGGCAGGCAGAATCAATAGTCGCCTGCGATATCGGCTCCGCTGCGGGTTCCCAGGGCGTGCCACGTCTGCGGTTGGATGGTTGAAGCGACCCCGCGCACCGAACCATCCATGAGCAAACAATTAACCACGCCCGGATGATAACTTCGCGACGTGACGGCGGCGAACGTGTATCCGCTGGTCATCGCCTTTTCTGCTAACGAGACATAGTCGACGTCGTACGTGCCCGACACGTTCGGCACCTGATTACCCCCCTGGCTCACGGGCGTACCCGTGCCCACATTCTGATTCGTGACGGTGACATACATGGGTGCATTCGGAGTAAACGCAGTCGTAAAGCCCGTCTGAGTGACAGTCGGGTTGTTGTAGTCCAAGTGCAAGTTGCTGTTGAGGGTGCTGCCATCACCGCTGAAACTGCTCGCCTGCGGATTCACTCCGAGCAACGTGAGCAGAGCAGCCGGGCTCGCCGGCAGCGTCGTGTTCGTCGGGTCCGCCATGTTGGGGAGCTTAAGGCTGCGGATATAGCCGATGCCCATCTTGATACCGCCCGATTGAAGTTGGGCTTTCACCTCTGCCGCACCCAATGTGTTGCTGAGCCCATCGGTGATTGCTTGAGGCCCCAGCGCGCTATTGATGACGAAGGGCCCGTCGCTGGCGACATTGCGCGCCCAGTCGTATAGGAACCAGGTGCCGTAGTTGAATCCGTAGTTGATGGGCCAGCGGTAGGTGAACGTGTCGGGTGATGGTCCGCCGCCGTCGACTACCGCATCTACGCTAGAATCGCTGGGGCAGTTATAGGTGGGGATCTGCTGCTGAATCGCCATGCTTTGCGACGAGACGTACGCGCTCGCCAGGTTGCCCTGTTCGATAAAGGGGAGCAGCCCGAGATGCACGGACGTCGTACCCGTCGAGGGAGCGGGATACATCTCGGCCGGGGGAAAGACGAGGTAGGTCGTCTGGTAATTGTGTAGCGCGAGTCCCACCTGCTTGAGATTATTCGAACACTGGGCCTTGCGCGCCGCTTCGCGCGCCATTTGCACGGCCGGCAACAACAGGCCGATCAAGATGCCAATGATGGCAATAACGACCAGCAATTCGACCAGAGTGAAACCACGACGCTGTTTCGGCATCGCTGCCCCTTTTGCAATTCCGGGATGGCTTTGGACATTGGGTCCCGCTAGACAGCAAAGGGAATGCCCCGGACAGGTCCTAACAGATTCGTAAGACGCGCCTTGGGCCCATGTCCAATACGCGCAGAAAAGTGCCGCAAACGGCGGCTTAAGGGGCTAGATTTCCCAATCGCGGCATTGCGTCGCGACGATGTTTTCACCAGGCGTGGCGAAAACTTCGCCGTGACATGACCGCCCTGGCGGGGACGCTCGCCTTTAGGCGAAGACCGCTTAGGTCAATCCGGGAATCGGCTCGCCGTGATAGATCTGATGCGGTCGATCTTCCTGATCGTGCCACACGGCCATGTCAGGAATACCAAGCGATTGGTAGATCGAGGCGGCCATGTTCTCGGGCTTTACGGGGGTGTTGGCCGGGTGACCGCCGTTGCGATCCGATGAGCCAATGACCGTTCCTCCGCGCACGCCGCCTCCCGCGAAGAAAACGCTTTGCACCGCGCCCCAGTGATCACGCCCTGGCAACTTCATTCCGGCCAGTGTCGAGATCCTCGGAGTGCGCCCGAACTCGCCTGCCATTACGATCAACGTGCTATCGAGGAGTCCTTCCATCTCCAAGTCGTCCAACAATGCCGATAGGGCGCGATCCGTGGGGGGAAACAATTGGTCCTTCAGTACGGGGAAGATGCTCTGGTGCGTATCCCAGGTTTCGTTGTTTCCCAGATTCACCTGCACCAAACTAACGCCGGCCTGCACCAGACGCTTGGCCATCAATAGCGACCAGCCAAACACGTTGCGGCCATACCGTTCTTGCACGGCCGGCTCGGCATGCGCGACATCGAATGCTTGATGGACGCGCGGATCAGCCAACAGAGAGATCGCATCCTGCCGGTAGCGGTCAAAGCGCTCGTCGCTGGCTAATCGCTCCAGACCCGCGCGTTGTCGGCCTACTTCGTCTAGTAGCGCCAATCGCTTTTGAAATCGATCGCCGGCCAACCCCTCGGGCAGGGACAAATTCGGTGCCTGAAAGGCAAAGCCCGCGGGATTCTCGGCACCGCGCTCGAAATGAAATCCGTACTCCGGCCAGGCGCCGTAAGAGGTGGCGTTGAACGGCGAGGCGTCGACAAACCAAGGATCACGCTGCATCCCCATCTGGCCGCCAAATTGGCCAGGAATGACACGCCCAGAGCGGTGAATGAGCCGCTCGGGCAGTACCACGGCCGGCGGGAGATTGTTTTGCCGTGGTTGCGCGACGCCAGCGATCGCAGCGATCGAAGGCCAATCGGTCGATTTCGGCCCGAGGGGATCGAACGCCGGCGGCACGGACGACACGCCCGAGAGCATAAACATGTGGCCTGCGGAATGATCGTTCGTGCCATGTGTCAGTGAACGGACCAGCGACCACAGGTGGCTTCGCTTGGCCAACTCCGGCAAATGTTCGCAGATCTCGATGCCTGGTGTCCGGGTCGAGATTGGCCGAAATTCTCCGCGGATCCCGTCCGGGGCAGCGGGTTTCAGGTCAAAACTCTCGTGCTGCGACATTCCGCCGGAGAGAAAGATGTAGATTACAGCGCGAGCGCGCCCCGTCGTGGACGCGGCACGTGCCGACGGAGCGGCGGCGCTCCGCAGCGCGGCCAGGTGATTCATACCAAGCCCCAGCAGGCTCACGGTGCCGGCTTCTAGCGCAGCCCGGCGCGTTAAGCGCGGGTGGGTCGCGGTCGACGGGCGAAAGGTGGGCATGGCGTGCCGTCGCGATCAAGGTGGGGTCCAATGAACATAACGCTAACAGACACCAGAAGATGATTCAAGCAAAGCTGGATCGTAAGCGGCGTCGTCGCTCCCGACGGCAGATCGCCTTGTCGAACTCTCAACGGCAATCCCGTTGAGGAACGATCGCATGCCGACGACGATTCCTGATCGCTGAGGGTTCGAGTTTCGACTCAGCAGCAATGGAATTTTATTGACAGTCGCGTTACAGAGATGTAATGTGACGGCGCAGTTCGGGAATCTAAAGAGTCGCACCAACATTTCTCTGCTCGTGCCACTGGGAATTCCTACGATTCTTTCCTGGCCATCGTAGGAAAACGTGTCGCACTGTTAGGGCTCGTCGGCGGTTGAGTGTGTGTAGGTGCTACGCGGCAAGAGGGCTCGCGCGATGTGGCTCAAGCGTGCGTCGCGAATGACCTGTCGCATTGTGCTTGCATTCTTAAGCGAAGATCGCTTGGCGCTGCGCATTGATTGCGCTCGTGGCATCGGGGCAGGGCTGGTTTCTCGGGTCGTTCTTAGCCCCGCGTTATGCAGTAGAGACGCCAATGAACTCGACAGTTCCGACAATCTGTCGATATCTCGCGACGAGGTAGCTTGCGCCTCACGTCTGAGCGCTCGGCGACACGCACGTCCGAATTAATGCGCGGACGTGTCTGGGCGATGCAACTGTTCTTGCACGCCCATTTTGTTGCGCGGCAGCGTCAAGAAATGGCCGCCTGCTCTCGCCGCGGCGCGCGGCGGTCTTGTCCGTTGCGCTTTTGCAGGGCCAACAAGATAAACCAATCCACCTAGGAGTAGAACCATGTCACGTCGCATGAATCGCATCGTGTCGGTCGTTGTCGTCCTGATGGCGGTCCTGGCTGCACAGGCTGCTGCGGATCCACTGCCTGGTGAAGTTCTAAAGTTCGAGCAATTCCCGTTAGTGGCGGGTCCCAATGGCGGCTATCCAGGCCACGACGAAATCAGCACCATCGCACCCGCGAATGTCGCCCCAGGTTACACGGGACAGTACATGGCCGATGATTTTGCTGACAAGTTCTCAACGCCAGTGGTCGATGTCGGTTGGTGGGGTTCGTACTTGCAAGGGAGCGGCGCCACGCAGTTTCTGATCTCTTTCGAGTCTGATGTGCCGGCCGATCCTGCTGGTGAATTCAGTCATCCCGGCCAGGTGCTCTCGGCACAGATCGTAACCCTGGGCGCGCTCACTGCGGGATCGGGCACCTTCACCGAGACTGCCGTACCGAATCCAGGCAGTCCGGACGGCAACCTGTTTCAATACAACGCTGAGTTGAGCGTGCCGTTTGCCGAGCAGCCGAACACCGTCTACTGGTTGAAGATCGTGGCCATACAACAACCAGGGCAGGGATTTGTGTGGGGCTGGCATGATCGCGATTGGTCGATTCAAAATCCGTTGGCGTCGACCGCGCCGGCGGTGTCTCCCGGCGAGCACGTGCTGGGGATAGTCGCTCCGGGCATTCCTGTGTACCACTTTCAAGACGATGCGGTATCGGGAACGATGACGCTCGACCCGACGACGCTGCCGCTGCCTGGCCCAATCTCGCCGGGTTCGGTTCACCAGGCCCTTGGCACCCCGCAGAACTACATTCTGCCGTGGGACGGACCGGCGGCCGTTCCGGGGACGACGTTTCCGGGCATCGACTCGTTCTCGAAGGACCTGGCATTTTCGCTGTACACCAGGACGCCGGAGCCCTCGACGTTTGTCCTCTTAGGACTGGGTTCCCTGGCGTGCGGGCTGAGCCAATGGCGCAAAGCACGCCGCGGCTTGTGAGATGCCCAGCGATTCTGCCCCTCTCCGCAGTGCGGAGAGGGGCAGGCGCTGGGTGCGATGTCGCACGATGAACGCTACGGGCCGCGGCTGGCTCGCTTTGGCATGCGGCCCATTATTTTCCTACGGCAATTCGTTGAGCGTGTAATAGGCGTCGGGGTGCAACAGCTTCTCCCCTTCGTCCGTAGGAACGTCTTTCAGTCGCAGGTGGTAGACACGCCGTTTGTCGCGCTCCGGCACTGTAATATGAGCGGTCAGACCGTCGCTTGCTACGCGGATCTCGGTAATTTTATTTTCGCGTCGTTCGATCTCGGGCGAGCCGTACGTATCCCAATAGTGATAGGTGTACGATTCCAGAAACCAGCGCTCTGCCTCGGCTGCCTTGGCGACGTCGATCGGCTTGGTGAATTTCAGGTCCCAACCATCGGCCGTGATATTCATGGAATGAATTTCCGGCGGGACGTTGCCTGTGTACACCACCCGCTGCACGCCGTGCGTCTGTCCTCCGAGCGAACCCCAACCGCGATTGGTTTCGCCAACGAACATGCTGCCGTCCGGCGCGAACGCAAGTCGGTTCACGCCCGACTGAAATCCAGTGCGGAAGCCGAAGCACGCACCCTGCATGCGTCCCTGAACTTCTTCCAGCGAACAGCGCATGACGAGCGAATTGGTCAGCTCGGCCACAAAGCATTGTCCGGCAAAGGGACCGAACCGCCCTGCGGTCGTATCCCACACCGGTTCGGCCGCCGAGCGCGCTACGGCAAAGGGAAACCAAATGGCCGGCTGCACGACCTCGGGCGTCTCACCCTCGGCCACGCCCGGCATCCAGGGAAGAGCCGCTTTGTGGCCGTAGAACTCACCGCGGCGGATCTCCTGCAGTTTGCAGACCGGGATGTATTCTCCTTGATTGTCGGTATAGAACAGCCGACCCGCCGGATCGAAGGCCACGCCATTGGGGCTGCGCAATCCGAATGCCCAGGGAGTGAACGTGCCGTCACGGCCGATCTTGGCACAGCAGCCGCGATACGCGACTTCAGGACGCTCTTTGCTGAATGCCAGGTTCAATGTTACGAACAAGTCGCCCAGCGCGTCACGCACGGGGCCGTAGGCGAACTCATGGTAGTCGCCCGAGATGCCAAAGCGATCGCACATGGTGTCGTATTCGTCGGCCACGTCGTCGCCGTTGGTGTCGCGCAATAACGTTAGTTCCGGCCGTTGCATGGCCCACAGCGAGTGGTTGCCATCGGCCAGCAGTCCTAAGGGCTCGTGCAGACCGATGGCGAATCGTTGCCAGTGGATCTGGTCGACATCCTCGGCCAAGGGATTCGTCACCAGCCACACATCACCGCGGCGCGTGGCCACGAACAACTTGCCGTCGGGGCGAAACGCTAGTCCGCCCACTTCGACCAACGTGTCCGGCGGCAGCGGGAGGCTCTCGATGCGGTAATGCTGCCCTTCGCCGGTAGGAGGAAAGTCGCGATCCAACAATCGATCGAGCTTCACCTGGAAACGGACGGCCACGGTCGGATTGAAATAGAAATTCCAACGCCCCTTGCGATGCGCCACTTTGATGAGCAGATCGTTCATCCCCTCGTGCAAGTCGAGAGCGACCGTATCTTGTTCAAGCGCCTGACGCGTGCCGGCCCCGGTGAACACGAGCGGTTTGCCATTGAGCCAAGCCACCACTTGATCTTCGCTGCCGATCGATACAGGCACTTGCATCGCCCGCGGGCTTTCCACCCGCCGGTACAAATAACAGGCGCAGTCATCGGAGGTCTTGAATCTGGCCAGGCTGACGCGCAGGCCGTCGCGCAGATTCACGCCGCGCCAACGAGCCGTCTCCCCTTTGCCTTCGTAGGTGGCGTTGAGTTTGATCTCTTGCTCGGGCGGGTAAGAAGTGCTGAGGCCGCGGCCGTCTGTGTTGTCGAATGGCCCAATCAAGTGCCAGGTGGCAGGCCAGCGTACGGCGCCGCTCGCCTCGAGCGATGCTATGCGTGTTGCTTCGCGTGTTTCTTTTTTTACGTAGGTCAGGTCGTCTTGCGCTAGCGTAATCGTTGCGAGCGCGAGGACGACGCACAGCGCGAGACTCGTGTGCAGCGCGTTCACCGTATGCCCACGTGCCGTGGGCATGGCACCGGCTTGCGCGGCTTGCTTTGTAAACGTCGTTTGGCGATCGGCGGACATGAGCTTTGTCACTTCAGTTCCTCTGCCAGCAACTGGCGCCATGTTTCGGGTTGCGCATCGGTTGGCCGCCACAATGTCATTTTCACGTTTCGTTCATCCCCCGCGGCCGGCGCGGCAATGCGAACCAGCACTTGCCAGCGCTCGCCCTGTCGCTGGATGTGCCAATCGGCGGTGTTTCCCGTAGGTCGAAGTCTCAACAGCAACGGCTGGCCCCCTTGGTCGATTCGCAGAAAGCAATTGGCCGCCGGGCGTTGGTCGCCGACGGGTGAAAAATCGGCGGCTACGCCTGTCGTGATCTGGGGCTCGGTCTCGGCATCGGACACGTGCAGCCACACGAGATCGTTTGCAGGGGCCGCAATGGATACTTCGCGTAACACACCCACGCCTGCCGCCGACCGCAGCGACGTGATTCGTTCCGCGAACGTTGCGTCTCCGCCCCCATCGAGCGCCAAGCGGTAGCGGAACGTCGGACCGCGATCATCAACCTGATATCCCAGTTGTGCGAGCCGCGATGGATGCAGCTTTCCATCGCGCACCATAAAGCCGAGCGCAGGGTCCGTGTCGCGCCCGGCGAAATTCGGCACCAGGGAGGTCGCGGCAGTGACCTCCCACGGGCAGCCGGCGGGTGCCGTCCAGAAAGTAGTACCGAGCACGTGTGCCGGGTGCCCGCCGCGTCCGTTCCAGACCGGTCCCATATCGAGGAATTCACCACTCCAGGCGAACGCCAGCCGGCCCATCTGAGCATCGAATGCTGCGTGTACGTCATTCGGAAAGCGCACGGCGATGCTGCGGGGTGTGGTGCCGGGCAAAAACGTTCGGATGGCTACCGGACGCGTGCCGGCCGCCAGCGTTTGCAGCTTTTGCCGCTCGAGTCCCTCGGGGGGCGGCAGGCTGCGGGCGACGGCCAGATACTGCCAGATCGCGGCGCGCTGCCGTGCGGGATCGCCGTCGAGGATGTCTTTATATGGGCTCTCTCCATTGAGAAACACCGTCGGCATCCGCGTCCCAGCCGCGATGCGTTGCGGGTCTTGCATCCAACGTTCGTACCAGCCGTTATTGATGCGTGCCGTGACGTTGGCCAGGTCGGGACCACGCGTGCCTGTCGACGGGATATCGAGCATGTCGTGACACTTGGTACAACCAAAGCCACGGCTGCCTACCAGCGTGCGCCCGGCTTCGGCCAGCGCTGTGTCCGCAGGGTTGTCGGCAGCTTTGTCGGCAGCAACGGCCGCGGCCGGCTCTGCCAGCGGCTGCGCGTCGAGCGACGCCAGCTGCGGTGGAAGCGACGAGATCGATCTCTTGTCGAAATGCGGCATCTGCAACGACATCCAGGGACGCGATCGTTCGTCCCCTTCCAGAACGCCGCGAAGTGCTTTGCCCGTGAGCTTACCTGTGACTTGTGTCAATGACGGCGGCGTGACCAATTCGCTACCCCCGTCCTGGCCCGTGCCGAGACGATTAATGAACTCCTGAGTTAGGCCGCCGTCGCCGTCGCGTTCGTGACAGGCCTGACAATTGAAGCGGACTAGCGCTTGCCGGGCCGCATCGGCTGGCGCAGCGAGAGCCGGTGCTTTTACGGCGCCCTGCAGCAGTGCGACAACCGCCTTGCGATCGAGCGCGGCACTGAATTGTGGCACAGCCTTGCCGTCTGCCTTAGTCGACGAGACGTCGTTGGCGTCTGCCCGCGCTGTCGCCAGGCATCCCCCCGCACATTGCGTCGCCACAGCGAGAAAATCGAGGCGGCTGGCCTTGGGTTGCCACGGTTGATCTTCACCTGCAGGTTTCATCTCGTGGCAGGCGGCGCAGTTGCGCGCCTGCATCACCTCGCGACCCAGCGCCGGCAGCTGTTGCTGGGACGGTAGCGCGGCAAAGGCGGTTTGATGCGCCTCGGAGAGCCCGAGCGCCGCGAAGGCGGCTTGCACGGCATCGGCGGCCGGCGCCGCGGGCAATTCCAAGGCAGGTGCCGTAGCCGCATCGTGGCCAATCAAGTACATCGCCAGTTGCCGCTTGTCGAGTTTGCCGAGCACGAAGCGGGGCATGAGTCCGGCCGGGGCAATCGCCTCGGGCTTGTGCAAAAACGCCTCGATCACCTCGGGCGTGGTTTTTTGCGATAGGTTCCGCAATGTGATACGCGCCGGCCGCTCCCCCTGTCGCTCGTGGCATACGGCGCAACCAATTTTCTGGAAGTGCTGCGCACCGGCTTCGGCCGTTTCGCGAACCACCGCATCGGGCGAGCTGGGCACGATGGCTATCGGTCCCCCCTCGGCGGCCAAAAATGTCGCCACCGCATAGCGTTCGACGTCACCAATTGCGTCAGCAGAAAACAGTCGTGGCATCACGGCTTCGGGGCGCAGCGTTGTCGGATCCGCCAGCCAGTGGTAGATCCAGCCGGTCTTGAGCCGCGCCCCGGCGGCGGTCAGGCGCGGACCGGGGCGCTTGGCAAGTTGCAACGACAAGGACACCTTTTC from Pirellulales bacterium encodes the following:
- a CDS encoding DUF1501 domain-containing protein, with translation MPTFRPSTATHPRLTRRAALEAGTVSLLGLGMNHLAALRSAAAPSARAASTTGRARAVIYIFLSGGMSQHESFDLKPAAPDGIRGEFRPISTRTPGIEICEHLPELAKRSHLWSLVRSLTHGTNDHSAGHMFMLSGVSSVPPAFDPLGPKSTDWPSIAAIAGVAQPRQNNLPPAVVLPERLIHRSGRVIPGQFGGQMGMQRDPWFVDASPFNATSYGAWPEYGFHFERGAENPAGFAFQAPNLSLPEGLAGDRFQKRLALLDEVGRQRAGLERLASDERFDRYRQDAISLLADPRVHQAFDVAHAEPAVQERYGRNVFGWSLLMAKRLVQAGVSLVQVNLGNNETWDTHQSIFPVLKDQLFPPTDRALSALLDDLEMEGLLDSTLIVMAGEFGRTPRISTLAGMKLPGRDHWGAVQSVFFAGGGVRGGTVIGSSDRNGGHPANTPVKPENMAASIYQSLGIPDMAVWHDQEDRPHQIYHGEPIPGLT
- a CDS encoding PEP-CTERM sorting domain-containing protein, translated to MSRRMNRIVSVVVVLMAVLAAQAAADPLPGEVLKFEQFPLVAGPNGGYPGHDEISTIAPANVAPGYTGQYMADDFADKFSTPVVDVGWWGSYLQGSGATQFLISFESDVPADPAGEFSHPGQVLSAQIVTLGALTAGSGTFTETAVPNPGSPDGNLFQYNAELSVPFAEQPNTVYWLKIVAIQQPGQGFVWGWHDRDWSIQNPLASTAPAVSPGEHVLGIVAPGIPVYHFQDDAVSGTMTLDPTTLPLPGPISPGSVHQALGTPQNYILPWDGPAAVPGTTFPGIDSFSKDLAFSLYTRTPEPSTFVLLGLGSLACGLSQWRKARRGL
- a CDS encoding DUF1559 domain-containing protein; the protein is MPKQRRGFTLVELLVVIAIIGILIGLLLPAVQMAREAARKAQCSNNLKQVGLALHNYQTTYLVFPPAEMYPAPSTGTTSVHLGLLPFIEQGNLASAYVSSQSMAIQQQIPTYNCPSDSSVDAVVDGGGPSPDTFTYRWPINYGFNYGTWFLYDWARNVASDGPFVINSALGPQAITDGLSNTLGAAEVKAQLQSGGIKMGIGYIRSLKLPNMADPTNTTLPASPAALLTLLGVNPQASSFSGDGSTLNSNLHLDYNNPTVTQTGFTTAFTPNAPMYVTVTNQNVGTGTPVSQGGNQVPNVSGTYDVDYVSLAEKAMTSGYTFAAVTSRSYHPGVVNCLLMDGSVRGVASTIQPQTWHALGTRSGADIAGDY